A region of Moorena producens PAL-8-15-08-1 DNA encodes the following proteins:
- a CDS encoding tetratricopeptide repeat protein, whose product MYTYLTEAITACEQALESPSPNRTDFASTCRVLGNILQGMGRFDDAIFWHSRVFDDKPNLVQVYAKFGSLYTSQQQWQQAIASYYHAIRLQPDFAEAYWSLAEIYSQLGKKDEEIECWYQTLSLKPKSANAQGHYKLGKAFLAQGKPDRAIACFQNAIERDSSLWAAYYELGECLIAQGKWDNAIACYRQLLDLDPNQAKGHYKIAGIWLKQGMVDTAIAAFRRSIEVDPNFPGAYRELIQLLIKQQKWDEAIVSCRAVIATVGDYPWTYVKLGDALVKKGELTEAYSSYQKAAQLRGWHQCAQKDYRFTEDRFTFKIPVWEKHLQPLAGVADAQCLEIGSFQGNSACWLLDKILTNSSARLTCVSPHFQEEFAANIAKTGAAEKVTRLEGKPEQLLNSLDSNCYDLANIRDRRQKATIAEQNALLCWKLLKVGGLMIVNNYGWSNPAKPQEAPKIGINRFLDSVKGQFEILHQARLLIVKKIAS is encoded by the coding sequence ATGTACACTTACTTAACTGAAGCAATTACCGCTTGTGAGCAAGCGTTGGAAAGTCCATCCCCAAATCGAACTGATTTTGCCTCGACTTGCCGAGTTTTAGGCAATATCTTGCAAGGGATGGGTCGGTTTGATGATGCAATTTTCTGGCACTCTAGAGTGTTCGATGACAAACCGAATTTAGTGCAAGTCTATGCTAAATTTGGTAGTTTATACACCAGTCAACAACAGTGGCAGCAAGCGATCGCATCCTACTACCATGCTATACGCCTCCAGCCAGATTTTGCTGAGGCTTACTGGAGTTTGGCAGAAATCTATTCTCAGTTGGGGAAAAAAGACGAGGAAATTGAGTGTTGGTATCAGACTCTGAGCCTGAAACCCAAATCAGCAAACGCTCAGGGACATTATAAACTAGGGAAAGCGTTCCTGGCTCAGGGTAAACCGGATCGAGCCATTGCTTGCTTCCAAAATGCGATTGAGCGTGACTCCAGCTTATGGGCAGCTTACTACGAGTTAGGAGAGTGTTTGATAGCCCAGGGCAAGTGGGATAATGCGATCGCATGTTATCGTCAGTTACTCGACCTTGACCCAAATCAAGCTAAGGGGCACTATAAAATTGCTGGGATTTGGCTCAAACAAGGAATGGTGGACACAGCGATTGCAGCGTTTCGCCGCTCGATTGAGGTTGATCCAAATTTTCCTGGAGCTTATCGAGAATTAATCCAACTGTTGATTAAACAGCAGAAGTGGGATGAAGCGATTGTCTCATGCCGTGCGGTAATTGCGACAGTGGGTGACTATCCCTGGACTTATGTTAAACTTGGGGATGCTTTGGTAAAAAAAGGTGAGTTGACCGAAGCCTACAGTAGTTATCAAAAAGCTGCTCAATTGCGGGGTTGGCATCAGTGTGCTCAGAAGGATTATCGATTCACCGAGGATAGGTTTACGTTTAAAATTCCGGTCTGGGAAAAACACTTGCAGCCCCTAGCTGGTGTGGCTGATGCTCAGTGTCTGGAAATTGGGAGTTTTCAAGGCAATTCCGCTTGCTGGTTACTTGATAAAATCCTGACTAACTCCTCAGCTCGATTAACCTGTGTTTCGCCACACTTTCAGGAAGAGTTTGCTGCTAATATCGCTAAAACTGGAGCAGCCGAAAAGGTGACTAGGTTAGAGGGAAAACCTGAACAGTTGCTTAATTCCCTTGATAGCAATTGCTATGATTTAGCTAACATTCGCGACAGGCGTCAAAAAGCTACCATTGCTGAGCAAAATGCTTTACTTTGTTGGAAGCTGCTCAAGGTTGGGGGGCTGATGATCGTTAATAACTATGGATGGAGCAATCCTGCTAAACCGCAAGAAGCGCCTAAAATTGGGATTAATAGGTTTCTAGATTCAGTTAAAGGTCAGTTTGAGATTCTGCATCAGGCTCGTCTACTGATTGTTAAAAAGATAGCGTCTTAA
- a CDS encoding calcium-binding protein: protein MSSIVADPDVEVIPTNEDGFVILGPDDKPVNVDGSDGLDVIQTGDETDDVSGGDGDDVALGGAGDDQITGDQGDDVVLGGEGNDNLIIGPGSDVAIGGPGNDTFTFEFFDDAPDIITEFKSGEDRIVIPGVSDQTNVTYDSITGELKVDGQTIAQLSSGLDVEINHTDEGFEIL, encoded by the coding sequence ATGTCTTCTATTGTTGCTGACCCAGATGTTGAAGTTATCCCAACTAACGAAGATGGCTTCGTGATTTTAGGACCAGACGATAAGCCAGTTAATGTTGATGGGAGCGATGGTCTAGATGTTATTCAGACTGGTGATGAAACCGATGACGTTAGTGGTGGTGACGGGGATGATGTGGCCCTGGGTGGAGCAGGAGATGACCAAATCACTGGCGATCAAGGCGATGATGTGGTGCTGGGTGGAGAAGGAAATGATAACCTGATCATAGGACCAGGCAGTGATGTGGCGATCGGAGGTCCTGGAAATGATACATTTACTTTCGAGTTTTTTGACGATGCACCGGATATTATTACTGAGTTTAAGTCTGGAGAAGATCGGATCGTGATTCCAGGGGTTAGTGACCAGACTAACGTGACTTACGATTCGATCACTGGTGAGCTAAAAGTTGATGGGCAAACCATTGCTCAATTGAGTTCAGGTTTGGATGTTGAAATTAATCACACTGACGAGGGTTTTGAGATACTCTAG
- a CDS encoding tetratricopeptide repeat protein, with amino-acid sequence MIKVESSYQQVKAYLAKKQWGQAVASCRQALKRQPDSGEFNVLLGFALAAQGKRRQAIYAYSKAVQLQPERAQTHACLGELYSQLKDFSTAEWHYQQAVWLQPGQAEYHYNLGITRHKLWKWDGAKESYQQAIALNPKDAKAHYHLGVLYGQRGQLEEASNSYRQAITNQPDYLSAYNNLGCVLYDLKQFEAAKAVYQQGIDQQGIDHHPKWGTLYNNLGKVLQAQGKAAEALVAYSSAIELNPELESAYLNLGRLWQQKGNYPIAVQYFEQLLRLDPEQILTYSECANALMAQGKLALAFDYLRKAIALQPAFVEAYCQRAKALPGQDILERSQIYCSGFLEALRNKEDTFQVCLYLSQTYLYLGDTLFEYGAAKQAQMYYQKALQIQPDQVELYIRLGDCLAEQQRLDAAVMTYHMGLALQPAHPQIYLRLGQVLSKQKRFQQALEYYEALWHQHLEESKLSGKLGSLGVLPRDNVPIDNYTANPLSSQPPHRIKGIYEATRDWYISTECHGCYYIEVPWSSIDKDWQYTGSREIEVSVNHGLQGNGLPKDLNTMSMVAPPASALAPISVEARQSQSQSQSQSQPQSQSQCGGVTCNRCMRRLCNQFESIHLGHRVYQCNPPETLSVDSPTVFVATIPQGRAWIAPQSSYWKICNGIAIITPDDYLLSDVSRNYPWYLPGCQNYDPRNHIIFSLDQMPPLEYIDGTVAVLSGLSGHGYYHWMFDVLPRIEILRRSGIDFPKIDWFLINTPQQPFQQETLNCLGIPPNKIISSDRHPHIQARELVLPSFPGHFDWVPKGTINFLRQTFLPQTLELRYPERIYITRAQARHRQVLNETEVKELLSQFGFITIALESLSVREQVALFASVKAIVAPHGAGLTNTVFCRPGTQIIELVSPSYVRTDYWMISQQLGLKHYYVKGEIFDCQPIRTLMYTSSLTEDILVNLDSLQSVIKITGLNQLISRAYNQ; translated from the coding sequence ATGATCAAGGTTGAATCAAGTTACCAACAAGTCAAGGCTTATTTAGCCAAGAAGCAATGGGGTCAAGCCGTTGCTTCTTGTCGGCAAGCCCTGAAACGGCAGCCTGATTCTGGGGAATTCAATGTCTTACTAGGCTTTGCTCTAGCTGCTCAGGGAAAGCGCAGGCAAGCAATTTATGCCTATAGTAAAGCGGTGCAACTCCAACCGGAACGAGCTCAAACTCATGCCTGCCTTGGTGAGTTATATAGTCAACTCAAGGATTTCTCAACAGCAGAATGGCATTATCAACAGGCTGTTTGGCTACAGCCCGGTCAGGCTGAGTACCATTACAATCTAGGAATCACCAGGCACAAGCTGTGGAAGTGGGATGGTGCCAAAGAAAGCTATCAGCAAGCGATCGCTCTTAACCCCAAGGATGCCAAAGCCCACTATCATCTAGGAGTGTTGTATGGTCAACGGGGTCAGTTAGAGGAAGCCAGCAACAGTTATCGCCAAGCCATTACCAATCAGCCAGATTACCTCAGCGCTTACAATAATTTGGGCTGTGTTCTCTACGATCTAAAACAATTCGAGGCAGCAAAGGCGGTCTATCAACAAGGTATCGACCAACAAGGTATCGACCATCATCCTAAGTGGGGGACTCTGTATAATAACCTGGGTAAGGTGCTGCAAGCACAAGGTAAGGCAGCTGAGGCTCTGGTGGCATACAGTAGTGCGATTGAGTTAAACCCAGAGCTAGAATCAGCTTACTTAAATCTGGGTCGGTTATGGCAACAGAAGGGGAACTATCCGATAGCAGTGCAGTATTTTGAACAGCTGCTTAGGCTGGATCCAGAACAGATATTGACTTACAGTGAATGCGCCAACGCCTTGATGGCTCAGGGGAAACTAGCCCTAGCCTTTGACTATTTACGAAAAGCGATCGCATTGCAACCAGCTTTTGTGGAGGCTTATTGCCAACGTGCTAAAGCTTTACCAGGCCAGGACATACTTGAGCGATCGCAAATTTATTGTTCTGGATTTCTTGAGGCACTACGGAACAAAGAGGATACTTTCCAAGTCTGCCTCTATCTGTCGCAGACTTATCTGTATTTAGGGGATACCTTGTTTGAGTATGGTGCAGCAAAGCAGGCTCAAATGTATTACCAGAAAGCGTTACAGATTCAGCCAGACCAGGTTGAGTTGTATATACGGTTAGGGGATTGTTTAGCCGAGCAGCAGCGACTGGATGCAGCAGTAATGACTTATCACATGGGTTTAGCCTTGCAACCAGCTCATCCTCAGATTTATCTACGGTTAGGGCAAGTCTTAAGCAAACAAAAGCGGTTCCAGCAAGCCCTTGAATACTACGAAGCCCTCTGGCATCAGCACTTAGAAGAGAGCAAGCTCAGCGGTAAGCTTGGTAGTCTCGGAGTCTTGCCGAGAGATAACGTGCCGATAGATAACTATACTGCTAACCCTCTTAGCTCCCAACCTCCTCACCGGATCAAGGGCATTTATGAAGCGACCAGGGATTGGTATATAAGCACAGAGTGCCATGGTTGCTACTACATAGAGGTACCTTGGTCAAGCATCGATAAGGATTGGCAATATACGGGATCGAGGGAAATTGAAGTTTCTGTGAACCATGGTTTACAGGGCAATGGTTTGCCAAAGGATCTCAACACCATGTCCATGGTAGCGCCACCAGCTTCTGCCCTGGCTCCTATATCTGTTGAAGCCAGACAGTCCCAGTCTCAATCCCAGTCTCAGTCCCAGCCTCAGTCCCAGTCTCAATGTGGCGGTGTTACCTGTAACCGATGTATGAGACGACTGTGTAACCAGTTTGAGTCAATTCATCTAGGCCATAGGGTCTATCAGTGTAACCCACCGGAAACACTGTCTGTGGATTCCCCTACTGTTTTTGTGGCGACTATCCCACAAGGACGGGCTTGGATTGCCCCCCAAAGCAGTTACTGGAAGATTTGTAATGGCATCGCCATCATTACCCCAGATGATTATTTGCTATCTGACGTCTCTCGAAATTACCCATGGTATTTACCTGGATGTCAGAATTATGACCCCAGAAACCATATAATCTTTAGTCTGGATCAGATGCCGCCTTTAGAGTACATTGATGGCACAGTAGCGGTTCTATCTGGACTATCGGGACATGGCTACTACCACTGGATGTTTGATGTCCTGCCTAGAATTGAAATCCTACGCCGCAGTGGGATAGATTTCCCTAAGATTGATTGGTTTTTGATCAATACGCCACAGCAACCCTTTCAACAAGAGACCCTCAATTGCTTAGGCATTCCCCCTAACAAAATTATCTCAAGCGATCGCCACCCCCATATTCAAGCCCGGGAGTTAGTCTTACCCTCCTTTCCCGGACATTTTGATTGGGTACCGAAGGGTACTATTAACTTTCTCAGACAGACGTTTCTACCGCAAACTCTCGAATTAAGATACCCAGAGCGTATATACATCACTAGAGCTCAAGCCAGACATCGACAAGTTCTCAACGAAACTGAGGTCAAGGAGCTGCTATCCCAATTTGGTTTTATTACCATTGCCCTAGAAAGCCTGTCTGTGAGGGAACAAGTTGCTTTATTTGCTTCTGTTAAAGCAATTGTTGCTCCCCATGGCGCTGGTTTGACCAATACGGTATTTTGTCGCCCTGGTACTCAAATCATAGAACTAGTCTCACCCAGTTATGTGAGAACAGATTACTGGATGATTAGTCAACAACTGGGACTGAAACATTATTATGTAAAAGGAGAAATTTTTGACTGTCAACCTATTCGAACATTAATGTATACTAGCTCACTAACAGAAGATATATTAGTTAACCTAGATTCCCTTCAATCAGTAATTAAAATTACTGGTCTAAATCAGCTAATATCAAGGGCTTATAACCAATAA
- a CDS encoding glycosyltransferase family 2 protein yields MIPQVSVIIPSYNCDRYITEAVESVLNQEACSYEVVVIDDGSTDQTRSLLQPYRDRIRYIYQENQGVSLARNHGIKLALGEFVAFLDADDFFLPGKLAAQLAVFEAQPHLGIVHSGWYRVDSQGQRLMTVRPWEKVPELNLESWLLWKPVLPSAMMFRRHWLESVGGFDPRFPPAEDTEIVLRLALKGCPAAWLRQVTVGYRQHHQSAMHKGLPQACSLSAAIDNFFKQADLPPGIRLLENQVRYGTLVWIAWYLYNTGHPREMIKYLQQAWGYSPYLPMETVVNWAENFAEFSKNWGGEFDADGLGKSPEWQQLMQWVMAQGRETMLVGGSSFY; encoded by the coding sequence ATGATACCACAAGTCAGTGTAATTATTCCCAGCTATAATTGCGATCGCTATATTACCGAAGCAGTGGAAAGTGTGCTGAATCAAGAAGCCTGTTCCTATGAGGTAGTGGTAATTGATGATGGTTCAACAGACCAGACGCGATCACTGTTGCAACCCTATCGTGATCGCATTCGTTACATTTATCAAGAAAACCAAGGAGTCTCCCTTGCCCGCAACCATGGCATTAAACTAGCCTTGGGTGAATTTGTCGCATTCCTCGATGCCGATGACTTTTTTCTGCCAGGTAAGTTAGCTGCCCAGTTAGCAGTGTTTGAAGCACAACCCCATCTGGGAATTGTCCATAGTGGTTGGTACCGTGTCGATTCCCAGGGTCAGCGACTGATGACGGTGCGTCCATGGGAGAAAGTACCAGAATTAAACTTAGAAAGTTGGCTATTGTGGAAGCCAGTCCTGCCTAGTGCGATGATGTTCCGTCGCCATTGGCTAGAATCCGTTGGCGGGTTTGACCCCAGGTTTCCACCCGCTGAAGATACAGAAATCGTGCTACGGTTAGCCCTCAAGGGTTGTCCTGCCGCTTGGTTGCGTCAGGTAACAGTAGGCTATCGGCAACATCACCAAAGTGCCATGCACAAAGGATTGCCTCAAGCTTGCTCCCTGTCAGCAGCCATTGACAACTTCTTTAAACAGGCTGATTTACCACCAGGAATCCGTCTATTAGAAAATCAGGTGCGCTATGGAACCCTAGTATGGATTGCTTGGTATTTATATAATACAGGACATCCCAGGGAAATGATCAAGTATTTACAACAGGCTTGGGGCTATAGTCCTTATTTACCCATGGAAACAGTGGTAAATTGGGCAGAGAATTTTGCCGAGTTTTCCAAGAATTGGGGCGGGGAGTTTGATGCTGATGGGTTGGGGAAGTCACCAGAGTGGCAGCAGTTGATGCAATGGGTGATGGCTCAGGGGAGAGAGACGATGTTGGTAGGTGGGTCTAGCTTTTACTAA